In Lolium rigidum isolate FL_2022 chromosome 3, APGP_CSIRO_Lrig_0.1, whole genome shotgun sequence, the genomic window ATTAGCCTAGTTTCTTGTTTTGCCGCTGTCGTGCTCTTAGCTCCGGGCTCACAGATCTGACTAGGCTAGCTGCTTAGGCTTCTCCGTGTTAAGTTTGTGTTGCTGCGGATTGGTGATACCCATGTCGTGCCGCCATTTCCCGTGCTATACGCATCTTTTTTCATGTCTGTGTGCCTCATCTGTCCTATTTTACATGGTTTCGTATTATTTTTTCCCTGTATGCTTGTAAGATTCGAAGCTATGTTCGTCCTGTTCTAGGATTAAATTGGACCCAGGGTACATCTTTCTGTTTGTCGGCTGGTCTATTGTATTTCCTATTTTTGAGCACACACTGTCTGTTAGTCTTGTGTAAGAAGTAGCCTGCAGTTCTAGATCTTCTAGATCTTGAGTTCGTAGAGGTGTTCGAGGCCGAGCTCTGCACGCGGCAACATGCTGCGCACACCATCCAGGAGCATATCGATTTTAAGCTACCAAGCTCGCGGGAATCGAGGGTGTACCGTGTCAGTTAGCAGTATGCTTTGAGTTGGTTTGAAGGCCAGACTTCCTGTGTTTTGGAATTTACTGTAATATTTCTAACATCTTAATAGAAGAGGCAGACCTTACTTTCCTTTTTTTGCTTGTAATAAAGAATAGCATGCGGATACAATTCCTTcgcgatttttttaaaataatacattTTTTTCGTTATTTCCAAAAATAATACTCAGTTTCAATCTTTGTCACAAATAATGCACTGTCGGGGACACGTACCCCGACTAGAAAGAATCGGGAACAGCAAACCCGATTAGGGATAGTCGGGGTAGGCTACCCCGAGTAGCAGAGAATCCGGATCCAGTGCATGTTGTCGGGTTTATCTAACCCGATTTCTTGAAAATTGATTTGGCCGAAGGCATGCATGTCAGATGGCACGCGCATCTCGTCGTCCGCATGCATAGCAGCAAACGACATGTGCAGGCTTCTTCTCCCTCCACGGACCATGGCTCCAGGCTGCACCGGCGCAGCACGCACGCCGCATGGCGCCTCCACGCCGCCCAACCTCGCCAGCTCCCGGCCCTGCCCCCGCTGAACGAGCCCAGGCCCTGCGCCGCCCAGCCTCGCCAGCTCCTGGCCGAACCAGCCCAGGCCCCGCCCCGAGCTCGCCCCGCTCCGCTGCCGCCGCCCAGCCTCGCCAGCTCCCGGCCGAACCAGCCCAGGCCCCGCCCCGAGCTCGCCCCGCTCCGCTGCCGCCGCCCCaccccgacgccgccgccccgacCAGAATCCTCGTCTCCATCGACACCCGTGCGTGCACGGTGGACGATTCGGCGCGGAGGCGGCGCTCGGCCACGTGGCGTCCGCGCTGGAGGCGTCGCCGCGCTCGAGCTCTGGGCGTACGAACCTTGCGCTACCGGGATGTTGTCGAGATGCTCCGCGACTACATGCCCAGCTGCGGCACGGCCTATGCCTCCTCCTTGTCGTCCTGCTCGTCCGGCTCAGGGGACATCGCCGCCGCTGCCTATGATTTAGCCGCGGATGGGAATATGCACTTAATTGCTGGGCCCCACGAATGTATTCAGCTTTGTATCCTCCTCTGTACTGGAAAATGACAGCAGCTGCTGTATGACCCAGCGTGAGAGCTGGACCAATCAAAATCTGAGTTCTGCCCGGTGCATATGCCCGCAGGTTCAATATTAAATTTCCCCATGCATGTCCGGTTACTCTATCCCGATTGCGAAGAATCGGGTTCCTCCACCCGAATTACTACAAAAGCTAAGGACAGTTTCACGCGGCGCAAAAAATTCGAAGAACTCGGGGTAGCCTACCCCGACTACCTCTAATCGGGTTTGCTGTTCCCGATTTTTTCTAATCGGGGTACGTGTATTATTTGTGACAAAGATTGGAACCGATTATTATTTCTAAAAATAACCAAAaaatgtattatttaaaaaaaatcgcaaTTCCTTTCGTATCTGTCGGTGTCCAACTCCGACAAGGCGACAACTCATGGTATTTACTGTTGTTGACATATTGCTGTGGGTAATTAAAAGCTTGCAAACCTATCCACTTCTACAATTGTATTCTGTCCAAAAGTTGACGCATATTGCATGTTGATTTTGCTCTCGTAGTATTTAAGTAAGATGGCACTGCAGCTACTGGAACAGGCTAATGTGCATGCTTTGTATAGCCTTTGGGTGCACCCACTCTCTATTTTCAGGCAAAAGCTTAAGTTAATTTCCTGACAGCAATATCTTAGACTCCATTTTTTATCACTTGTTTGCTGTCAGCTCCCATTTAATCCCTTTCATACAGTTGATAGCTTCTATATTCCCTACTTTTTATCCTAAAAAAAATAGCTTCTATATTCTGCAGGTGAATTGAGCACGCTAGTTTGTCAAGATGTCTGATAGTCATGAAACCGACAAGAATATTGAGATGTGGAAGATTAAGAAGCTGATCAAGGGACTTGAATCTGCTAGGGGCAATGGCACAAGCATGATCTCTCTGATTATGCCTCCACGTGATCAAGTCTCACGTGTGACCAAGATGCTGGGTGATGAATATGGTACCGCTTCAAATATCAAGAGTAGAGTCAACCGCCAATCTGTTCTGGCAGCCATCACCTCAGCTCAGCAGAGGCTGAAGCTGTATAATAGGGTTCCACCAAATGGATTAGTTCTCTACACTGGAACAATTCTAACTGACGATGGCAAGGAGAAGAAGGTTACAATTGATTTTGAGCCATTCAAGCCTATCAATGCATCCTTGTACCTTTGTGACAACAAATTTCACACTGAAGCCTTGAGTGAGCTCTTGGAATCTGATGACAAGTTTGGGTTCATTATTATGGATGGTAATGGAACTCTTTTCGGCACACTTAGTGGCAACACTCGTGAAGTGCTTCACAAATTTACTGTAGATCTCCCAAAGAAGCATGGAAGAGGAGGGCAATCTGCTCTGCGTTTTGCTCGCCTTCGGATGGAAAAGCGTCATAATTACGTTCGGAAGACAGCTGAACTTGCCACTCAGTTCTTCATCAACCCAGCTACCAGCCAGCCTAATGTTGCGGGACTAATATTGGCTGGTTCTGCTGATTTTAAAACAGAACTAAGCCAATCTGACATGTTTGATCAGCGCCTTCAGACCAAAATACTGAATGTGGTTGATGTTTCATATGGTGGTGAGAATGGTTTCAACCAAGCCATTGAGTTATCAGCTGAAATTCTAGCAAATGTGAAGTTCATACAGGAGAAGAAGTTGATTGGGAAGTACTTTGAAGAGATTAGTCAAGATACTGGGAAGTATGTCTTTGGCGTTGATGACACCCTGAAGGCTCTTGAGATGGGTGCTGTTGAAACTCTGATGGTGTGGGAAAACCTTGATGTCAACCGATATGTGCTTAAGCACAGCGCAAGTGGAGAAATTATCATAAAGCATCTGAACAAAGAGACCGAAGCTGACCAGAGCAATTTCCGTGATGCAGAAACCAATGCTGAGCTGGAAGTTCAGGAGAAAACAACTCTTTTGGAATGGTTTGCTAATGAATACAAGAAGTTCGGGTGCACTCTTGAATTCGTTACCAACAAATCTCAAGAGGGCTCACAGTTTTGCCGAGGATTTGGTGGCATCGGTGGTATCCTGCGCTACCAGCTGGACATTCGTTCTTTTGATGATCTTGACGATGATGAGGGTGTCTACGAAGACTCTGATTAGCAACTAATCAGTCAAATGCCAGGTGCAATCACGATTAATTCTGAATTCTGCTCGACTATTTGTTCTGGAGCACTTCAAAGGAGCTGTGAGTTTCGTTCCCTATGCATTAGCTTATTTGCCGATTACATGATATCTGAAACTCTCCTCCTATTTTCA contains:
- the LOC124703978 gene encoding eukaryotic peptide chain release factor subunit 1-3-like, with the protein product MSDSHETDKNIEMWKIKKLIKGLESARGNGTSMISLIMPPRDQVSRVTKMLGDEYGTASNIKSRVNRQSVLAAITSAQQRLKLYNRVPPNGLVLYTGTILTDDGKEKKVTIDFEPFKPINASLYLCDNKFHTEALSELLESDDKFGFIIMDGNGTLFGTLSGNTREVLHKFTVDLPKKHGRGGQSALRFARLRMEKRHNYVRKTAELATQFFINPATSQPNVAGLILAGSADFKTELSQSDMFDQRLQTKILNVVDVSYGGENGFNQAIELSAEILANVKFIQEKKLIGKYFEEISQDTGKYVFGVDDTLKALEMGAVETLMVWENLDVNRYVLKHSASGEIIIKHLNKETEADQSNFRDAETNAELEVQEKTTLLEWFANEYKKFGCTLEFVTNKSQEGSQFCRGFGGIGGILRYQLDIRSFDDLDDDEGVYEDSD